The following are encoded in a window of Massilia sp. R2A-15 genomic DNA:
- the fliS gene encoding flagellar export chaperone FliS, whose product MFGSQRSGANAYAKVGVETGVLSASPHKLIAMLFDGALVALSTALVQMKAGNIAAKGQAISKAITIIDEGLRASLDKSAGGGIAVSLDALYEYMGGRLLTANLNNQPELIEEVQRLLGELKQAWDQIAPGAGAPAQAAMALPPSAALAGYGAGAPRAANMIKA is encoded by the coding sequence ATGTTTGGATCGCAGCGTAGCGGGGCCAATGCCTACGCCAAAGTGGGCGTGGAAACGGGCGTGCTGTCCGCCAGCCCGCACAAGCTGATCGCCATGCTGTTCGACGGCGCGCTGGTGGCGCTGTCGACCGCGCTGGTGCAGATGAAGGCGGGCAATATCGCCGCCAAGGGCCAGGCCATTTCGAAGGCGATCACGATCATCGACGAAGGCCTGCGCGCCAGCCTCGACAAGTCGGCCGGCGGCGGCATCGCCGTCAGCCTCGACGCGCTGTACGAGTACATGGGCGGGCGCCTGCTGACGGCCAACCTGAACAACCAGCCCGAGCTGATCGAGGAAGTCCAGCGCCTGCTGGGCGAACTGAAGCAGGCCTGGGACCAGATCGCCCCCGGCGCCGGCGCGCCCGCCCAGGCCGCCATGGCCCTGCCGCCATCGGCCGCGCTCGCCGGCTATGGCGCCGGGGCGCCGCGGGCCGCGAACATGATCAAGGCATGA
- a CDS encoding flagellar protein FliT, with protein MMTSQQVLSVYETLVGLTGEMVAAASASDWDQLAVLESRCAAHVQALKENAAPVLTGENRARKVRIIQKMLDDDRKIRDLTMPWMAQLSSLISNTRSQGRLVNAYGAI; from the coding sequence ATGATGACTAGTCAACAAGTTTTGTCGGTGTACGAAACGCTGGTCGGCCTGACCGGCGAAATGGTGGCGGCCGCCAGCGCCAGCGACTGGGACCAGCTCGCCGTGCTCGAAAGCCGCTGCGCCGCCCACGTCCAGGCGCTCAAGGAGAACGCGGCGCCGGTGCTGACCGGTGAAAACCGCGCCCGCAAGGTGCGCATCATCCAGAAAATGCTCGATGACGACCGCAAGATCCGCGACCTGACGATGCCTTGGATGGCCCAGCTGTCCTCGCTGATCAGCAACACTCGCTCGCAGGGCCGGCTGGTCAACGCCTACGGCGCGATCTAA
- a CDS encoding flagellar hook-length control protein FliK, which translates to MLPRLDATSIAPVSPARAIAALKGVADPRQELFERSLQTLVGKSLQGQVLGRLTDGSFVVRVNGTPARMMLPPGAQPGAEVPLTLVALSPRPTFQVGAFPGGSAAATLSEALATALPEGAPAGAHAAAPQRALAQAALRANVANAAMLPAEHLPTLESDTPHATLSEAAKVITGVLATALKAPNPPTAVIAPAPLLDRPAPEAAKLAGALKHAIDSSGLFYESHLREWSEGARPLADLAREPQMQKVLDGGAAKPGAALTDPATAQFINLQLASHEQQRVAWHGELWPGQPLQWEVSRDAPERRPGGADPEPAWRSTVRFRFPLLGEIGASVVMAGGELHVQVQAGTADIERLLQAHAGKLANALDAAGSPLSSLNIRAARD; encoded by the coding sequence ATGCTGCCCCGGCTTGACGCCACCAGCATCGCGCCGGTCTCGCCCGCGCGCGCGATCGCCGCGCTCAAGGGCGTGGCCGATCCGCGCCAGGAACTGTTCGAACGCTCGCTGCAAACCCTGGTCGGCAAATCGCTGCAAGGCCAGGTGCTCGGCCGGCTGACCGATGGCAGTTTCGTCGTCAGGGTCAACGGCACCCCGGCGCGCATGATGCTGCCGCCCGGCGCCCAGCCCGGCGCCGAAGTGCCGCTCACCCTGGTTGCGCTGTCTCCCCGTCCCACCTTCCAGGTCGGCGCCTTCCCCGGCGGATCGGCCGCCGCGACGCTGTCCGAAGCGCTGGCCACCGCGCTGCCCGAGGGCGCGCCGGCCGGAGCCCACGCCGCCGCGCCACAGCGCGCGTTGGCCCAGGCCGCCCTGCGCGCGAATGTGGCCAATGCGGCCATGCTGCCGGCCGAACACCTGCCCACGCTCGAATCCGACACACCGCATGCCACGCTGAGCGAGGCCGCGAAAGTCATCACCGGCGTGCTGGCCACCGCGCTCAAGGCGCCCAATCCGCCCACCGCGGTCATTGCGCCGGCGCCGCTGCTGGACCGGCCCGCCCCCGAAGCGGCGAAGCTGGCCGGCGCACTGAAGCACGCCATCGACAGCAGCGGCCTGTTCTACGAATCGCACCTGCGCGAATGGTCCGAGGGCGCGCGTCCGCTGGCCGACCTGGCGCGCGAACCGCAGATGCAGAAAGTTCTCGATGGCGGCGCCGCCAAGCCGGGCGCCGCCCTCACCGATCCCGCCACCGCCCAGTTCATCAACCTGCAGCTGGCCAGCCACGAACAGCAGCGCGTGGCCTGGCATGGCGAACTGTGGCCGGGCCAGCCGCTGCAGTGGGAAGTGAGCCGCGACGCGCCCGAGCGGCGTCCCGGCGGCGCCGATCCCGAACCGGCCTGGCGCAGCACGGTGCGCTTCCGCTTTCCGCTGCTCGGCGAGATCGGCGCCAGCGTGGTCATGGCCGGCGGCGAACTGCACGTCCAGGTCCAGGCCGGCACTGCCGACATCGAGCGCCTGCTGCAGGCGCATGCCGGGAAGCTGGCCAATGCGCTCGACGCGGCCGGCTCGCCGCTGTCGTCGCTCAACATCCGCGCCGCCCGTGACTGA
- a CDS encoding EscU/YscU/HrcU family type III secretion system export apparatus switch protein, producing MTDAANRKQSAVALAYQEGDGAPKVVAKGNGMVAAQIIDRAREAGVFVHESKELVALLMDIDLDRQIPPALYRAIAELLAWLYHVESAQVNGDPAPPPPDARRLIESSENLARTDAST from the coding sequence GTGACTGACGCCGCCAACCGCAAGCAGAGCGCGGTCGCGCTGGCCTACCAGGAAGGCGACGGCGCCCCCAAGGTGGTGGCCAAGGGCAACGGCATGGTCGCCGCGCAGATTATCGATCGCGCCCGCGAGGCCGGCGTGTTCGTCCACGAATCGAAGGAACTGGTGGCGCTGCTGATGGACATCGACCTCGACCGGCAGATTCCGCCGGCCCTCTATCGGGCGATTGCGGAACTGCTGGCGTGGCTATATCATGTTGAATCCGCGCAAGTAAATGGCGATCCCGCGCCGCCGCCACCGGACGCACGCCGACTCATCGAATCATCAGAAAATTTGGCCAGGACAGATGCAAGCACCTAA
- a CDS encoding flagellar brake protein produces MQAPNDLALENWHDFEIGSRREIIALLRNIRDKNQLIRMLIQGDSDVCVTSILDVDPDTDSVILDRSINREQNERIVRAQRVSFETSLDKIRILFASDDISETSFQNGAALKMALPSTMIRLQRREFYRMATPVSNPVRAVVPMPEEMGGGTAIFPLSDISCGGIAILDNKLVLGNTIGANYENVRVDLPEIGTVTTTLQVRNSVDLTLLNNKTNRRLGCSFVNISRANLAMVQRYITKLERERNARLAGLG; encoded by the coding sequence ATGCAAGCACCTAACGATTTGGCTTTGGAAAACTGGCACGATTTTGAAATCGGCTCGCGCCGGGAAATCATCGCGCTGCTGCGCAATATCCGCGACAAGAACCAGCTGATCCGCATGCTGATCCAGGGCGACTCGGACGTGTGCGTCACCTCGATCCTCGACGTCGATCCGGACACCGATTCGGTCATCCTCGACCGCTCCATCAACCGCGAGCAGAACGAGCGCATCGTGCGCGCCCAGCGGGTCTCCTTCGAAACCTCGCTCGACAAGATTCGCATCCTGTTCGCCAGCGACGACATTTCGGAGACCAGCTTCCAGAACGGCGCGGCGCTGAAGATGGCGCTGCCCTCGACCATGATCCGCCTGCAGCGGCGCGAGTTCTACCGCATGGCCACGCCGGTCAGCAACCCGGTGCGCGCGGTGGTCCCGATGCCCGAGGAAATGGGTGGCGGCACGGCGATTTTTCCCTTGTCGGACATCAGCTGCGGCGGCATTGCTATCCTGGACAACAAACTGGTGCTGGGCAATACCATCGGCGCCAACTACGAGAACGTCCGCGTCGACCTGCCCGAGATCGGCACCGTCACCACCACGCTGCAGGTGCGCAACTCGGTCGATCTGACGCTTTTGAACAACAAGACCAATCGCCGCCTCGGCTGTTCCTTCGTCAACATTTCGCGCGCCAATTTGGCAATGGTGCAGCGCTACATCACCAAGCTCGAACGCGAGCGCAACGCCCGCCTCGCCGGCCTGGGCTGA
- a CDS encoding fumarylacetoacetate hydrolase family protein → MSEFVITPPATPSVAVAGSNARFPVRRVFCVGRNYAAHAREMGKDPDREPPFFFMKPADAVVAAEGVIPYPPATNELHHEVEMVVALGGGGAGVAVEDALALVWGYGVGVDLTRRDMQAVAKEMSRPWDLAKGFDASAPCSALRPVGEIGHPADARISLEVNGVVKQSGTLKEMIWSVAEVISHLSRFVTLAPGDLIFSGTPAGVGSLQPGDRVRGVVDGVAEFDFEVGAAAQEA, encoded by the coding sequence ATGTCCGAATTCGTCATCACGCCGCCGGCGACGCCGTCGGTAGCCGTTGCAGGCAGCAACGCGCGCTTTCCTGTGCGACGGGTATTCTGCGTCGGCCGTAACTACGCTGCGCATGCGCGCGAAATGGGCAAGGATCCCGATCGGGAACCGCCGTTCTTCTTCATGAAGCCGGCCGACGCCGTTGTCGCCGCGGAAGGCGTCATTCCCTATCCCCCGGCCACGAATGAGCTCCACCACGAAGTCGAAATGGTCGTCGCGCTCGGTGGCGGCGGGGCCGGCGTCGCGGTGGAAGACGCGCTGGCGCTGGTATGGGGCTATGGCGTCGGCGTGGACCTGACGCGGCGCGACATGCAGGCGGTGGCCAAGGAAATGAGCCGTCCCTGGGATCTCGCCAAGGGATTCGACGCGTCGGCGCCGTGCAGCGCGCTGCGCCCGGTCGGAGAGATCGGTCATCCGGCCGACGCGCGCATCTCGCTGGAAGTCAATGGAGTCGTCAAGCAGAGCGGGACGCTGAAGGAGATGATATGGTCGGTCGCGGAGGTGATCAGCCATCTCTCGCGCTTCGTTACCCTGGCCCCTGGCGACCTGATCTTTTCGGGCACGCCCGCAGGTGTTGGCAGCCTGCAGCCGGGAGACCGCGTGCGTGGCGTGGTGGATGGTGTCGCGGAGTTCGATTTCGAAGTGGGTGCCGCGGCGCAGGAAGCGTAA
- a CDS encoding VOC family protein — protein MTTTALFHLAFPVNDLEAARRFYGGLIGCAEGRSSANWIDFNFYGHQLVAHLAPEECGHVATSTVDGHQVPARHFGAIIPRGEWEALANRLRAAGIQFVIEPYIRFKGEPGEQATMFFLDPSGNALEFKSFADLGQVFAK, from the coding sequence ATGACCACGACCGCTTTATTTCATCTGGCGTTTCCGGTGAACGACCTGGAAGCGGCGCGCCGTTTCTATGGCGGCTTGATCGGGTGTGCGGAAGGCCGCAGTTCGGCCAACTGGATCGATTTCAATTTTTACGGACACCAGCTGGTGGCGCACCTGGCGCCGGAAGAATGCGGGCATGTCGCGACCAGCACCGTCGACGGGCATCAGGTGCCGGCGCGCCACTTCGGCGCAATCATCCCGCGGGGAGAATGGGAAGCGCTGGCTAACCGGCTGCGCGCCGCCGGCATCCAATTCGTCATCGAACCCTATATTCGGTTCAAGGGCGAGCCCGGCGAACAAGCGACGATGTTCTTCCTCGACCCTTCGGGCAACGCGCTGGAATTCAAGTCCTTCGCCGACCTGGGCCAGGTATTTGCCAAATAA